Part of the Desulfobacterales bacterium genome is shown below.
AGGAAAGCCGGCAGTTCAATGGCATAGAAGATGATAAAGATCGGGATCAGGGTCAGCACCCGGGCATGGGGATAGGTAAGGAAATAGGCGCCCAATACCCCGGAGATCGCCCCGCTGGCCCCGATCAGCGGCACCGGCGACTGCGGCCCGGCCAGGCCCTGGCCGAGCACCGAACAGATACCGCAGAGCAGAAAAAAGATCAGATAGCGGGCGTGTCCCATGCAATCCTCGACATTATCGCCGAAGATCCAGAGCATCCACATGTTGCCGATGAGATGGAAGAACCCGCCATGGAGAAACAGCGAGGAGAATATCGGGGTTATCTCGCCCGTGGCAAAGAACCGGCTCGGCACAAAGCCGTACTGCAGGAGAAAGGGGTCAAGACGGGGGCCGAGCATGGTCTCATAGACAAAGACCGCGCTGTTCACCAGGATCAGGCTGATATTGACCCACGGGATGGTCTGGGTGGGGATGTCGTCTTTTAAGGGGAACATGGCTGCGCGCCGCGAGGCCCGGGAAGAATGGAGGCGGCTACCCTTCCGGAATCATGGGAAGAAGCGAATAGGCCCTGGTGGACGGCAACGGCAGGATGACGTAGAAGTTGTTGCCCTGGGCAGTCTCCTCATAGCCGACCGTGCCGCCATGCATTTCAATGACATGCTTGACAAAGGCCAG
Proteins encoded:
- a CDS encoding rhomboid family intramembrane serine protease; its protein translation is MFPLKDDIPTQTIPWVNISLILVNSAVFVYETMLGPRLDPFLLQYGFVPSRFFATGEITPIFSSLFLHGGFFHLIGNMWMLWIFGDNVEDCMGHARYLIFFLLCGICSVLGQGLAGPQSPVPLIGASGAISGVLGAYFLTYPHARVLTLIPIFIIFYAIELPAFLFLGFWFLIQFLQGSASLVAAKGQLQGGIAWWAHICGFAAGVILVFFFRDKQRCRVAQRRAAGIRRLGQRRS